From Anticarsia gemmatalis isolate Benzon Research Colony breed Stoneville strain chromosome 3, ilAntGemm2 primary, whole genome shotgun sequence, one genomic window encodes:
- the kkv gene encoding hyaluronan synthase-like protein kkv isoform X4 has translation MATSGGKRREEASDNSDDELTPLANDIYGGSQRTVQETKGWDVFREFPPKQDSGSMESQKCLEFTVRLLKVTAYIVVFIIVLGSGVIAKGTMLFMTSQLKKDRRLAYCNRNLGRDKQFIVSLPDEERVAWMWAILAAFAIPEIGTLIRSVRICFFKSSKRPSSAQFIVIFVAESLHTIGMGLLFFVILPELDVVKGAMITNCLCIIPAILGLLSRNSRDSKRFVKVIVDMAAIVAQVTGFIVWPLLENKPVLWLIPVSALCISLGWWENYVTRQSPIGIIKSLSRLKDELIFTRYYTYRFISVWKIMLFLMCILMMIWMDGDEPAMFFQLFNAGFGPHNIVVEEVQIQLGGTVIPDLANVTLTGDSVEVAAAHKSAVYVMLIQIFAAYICYIFGKFACKILIQGFSYAFPINLVIPLVVNLLIAACGIRNGDTCFFHGTVPDYLYFESPPVFTLSDFISRQMAWVWLLWLLSQTWITIHIWTPKAERLASTEKLFVVPMYNGLLIDQSMALNRKRNDQRDVKTEDLAEIEKEKGDEYYETISVHTDATGSSPKAIKSSDQITRIYACATMWHETKDEMMEFLKSILRLDEDQCARRVAQKYLRVVDPDYYEFETHIFLDDAFEISDHSDDDSQVNRFVKLLVDTIDEAASEVHQTNIRIRPPKKYPAPYGGRLTWVLPGKTKMICHLKDKAKIRHRKRWSQVMYMYYLLGHRLMELPISVDRKEVMAENTYLLTLDGDIDFQPHAVRLLIDLMKKNKNLGAACGRIHPVGSGPMVWYQMFEYAIGHWLQKATEHMIGCVLCSPGCFSLFRGKALMDDNVMKKYTLRSDEARHYVQYDQGEDRWLCTLLLQRGYRVEYSAASDAYTHCPEGFNEFYNQRRRWVPSTIANIMDLLADYKHTIKINDNISSPYIAYQMMLMGGTILGPGTIFLMLVGAFVAAFRIDNWTSFEYNLYPIAIFMFVCFTMKSEIQLLVAQILSTAYAMIMMAVIVGTALQLGEDGIGSPSAIFLISLSSSFFIAACLHPQEFWCIVPGIIYLLSIPSMYLLLILYSIINLNVVSWGTREVQVKKTKKEIEQEKKEAEEAKKSAKQKSLLGFLQGVNSNEEEGSIEFSFAGLFKCLLCTHPKGNEEKVQLLHIASTLEKLEKKLEVVERAVDPHGMSRGRKLSVGPRGSTSGDHQLDALAEGPEEDHDSDSETDTLSTAPREKRDDLINPYWIEDPELKKGEVDFLSPAETSFWKDLIDKYLYPIDANKEEQARIARDLIELRNKSVFAFVMFNALFILIVFLLQLNKDQLHVDWPLGIKTNITYIEETGEVLISKEYLQLEPIGLVFVFFFALILVIQFSAMLFHRFGTISHILASTELNWFCTKKSEDLSQDALLDKNAIAIVKDLQKLNGLDDDYDNDSGSGPHNVGRRKTIHNLEKARQKKRNIGTLDVAFKKRFFNMNANDGPGTPVLNRKMTLRRETLKALETRRNSVMAERRKSQMQTLGANNEYGVTGMLNNNLGVAGPRHRTSNANISVKDVFGEPNGGQINRGYETTLGDEDDTNSMRLQPRQNTVSFQRF, from the exons CCAGAGGACAGTACAAGAAACGAAAGGATGGGACGTGTTCCGGGAGTTCCCGCCGAAGCAGGACAGTGGGTCTATGGAGAGTCAGAAATGTCTGGAGTTCACAGTGCGGTTGCTGAAAGTGACGGCGTACATCGTAGTGTTCATCATAGTCCTAGGCTCCGGAGTCATAGCGAAGGGTACCATGCTCTTCATGACGTCACAACTGAAGAAAGATAGGCGGCTAGCGTATTGTAATAGGAATTTAG gtaGGGATAAACAATTTATAGTAAGTCTACCGGACGAGGAGCGGGTGGCGTGGATGTGGGCCATACTAGCAGCGTTCGCCATCCCCGAAATAGGAACATTGATACGATCAGTCAGAATCTGCTTCTTCAAATCGTCCAAGAGACCGAGTAGCGCGCAGTTTATTGTG ATATTCGTTGCGGAGTCATTACACACGATAGGAATGGGGTTGCTTTTCTTCGTAATCCTTCCTGAACTGGACGTGGTGAAGGGTGCAATGATAACGAACTGTTTGTGCATTATCCCCGCGATACTCGGCCTACTGTCGCGCAACTCACGCGACTCGAAGCGGTTCGTGAAAGTGATCGTGGACATGGCGGCTATAGTTGCGCAAGTCACCGGCTTCATTGTGTGGCCACTGTTGGAGAACAAACCCGTGTTATGGCTCATCCCTGTATCGGCGTTATGCATATCTTTAGGCTGGTGGGAGAACTATGTAACCCGGCAAAGTCCAATCG GCATAATCAAGAGTCTATCGCGATTGAAGGACGAGTTGATATTCACCCGCTACTACACTTACCGGTTCATATCGGTGTGGAAAATAATGTTGTTCCTGATGTGCATACTCATGATGATCTGGATGGACGGCGACGAGCCTGCTATGTTCTTCCAACTCTTCAATGCCGGGTTTGGACCACATAACATCGTTGTTGAAGAG GTGCAAATTCAACTGGGTGGAACAGTGATTCCGGACTTAGCAAATGTGACACTTACCGGCGACTCGGTGGAAGTAGCGGCGGCACACAAATCCGCAGTCTACGTCATGCTCATACAAATATTCGCCGCGTACATTTGCTACATCTTCGGAAAGTTCGCCTGCAAGATTCTCATCCAAGGCTTCAGTTATGCTTTCCCTATAAACCTTGTCATCCCACTGGTGGTGAACCTCTTGATTGCTGCGTGCGGTATCAGGAATGGCGACACTTGTTTCTTCCACGGGACTGTACCGGACTATCTATACTTTGAAAGTCCACCAG tgtttACGCTAAGCGATTTCATATCTCGACAAATGGCCTGGGTCTGGTTACTCTGGTTGCTGTCACAAACTTGGATCACGATACACATATGGACTCCAAAAGCGGAACGTTTGGCTTCCACCGAGAAATTGTTCGTAGTGCCCATGTACAATGGACTGCTTATAGATCAAAGCATGGCGCTTAATAGAAAGCGAAATGATCAGAGAGATGTTAAGACTGAG GACCTCGCAGAAATAGAAAAAGAGAAAGGCGACGAGTACTACGAAACGATATCGGTGCATACAGACGCGACGGGATCGTCTCCCAAGGCCATCAAGTCATCGGACCAAATCACTCGTATCTACGCATGCGCTACTATGTGGCACGAAACTAAGGACGAAATGATGGAGTTCTTGAAGTCTATCCTCCGACTGGACGAGGATCAGTGCGCGCGGAGAGTCGCGCAGAAGTACTTGCGAGTGGTTGACCCTGATTACTATGAATTCGAAA CACACATTTTCTTGGACGACGCCTTCGAAATTTCTGACCACAGTGATGATGATTCTCAAGTGAATCGTTTCGTCAAATTACTCGTGGATACCATCGACGAAGCGGCTTCCGAAGTACATCAAACGAACATTCGCATTCGACCGCCGAAGAAATACCCCGCACCTTATGGAGGACGTCTCACATGGGTCTTGCCCGGAAAGACTAAAATGATCTGCCACTTGAAAGACAAGGCTAAGATTCGTCACAGGAAACGTTGGTCTCAG GTGATGTACATGTACTACCTCCTCGGTCACCGTCTAATGGAACTGCCGATATCTGTGGACCGTAAAGAAGTGATGGCCGAGAACACGTATCTGTTGACCCTCGACGGAGACATTGATTTCCAACCTCATGCGGTGCGTCTGCTTATTGATTTGATGAAGAAGAACAAGAATCTGGGAGCTGCTTGTGGACGTATTCATCCAGTCGGATCAG GTCCTATGGTGTGGTATCAGATGTTCGAGTACGCGATTGGTCATTGGCTGCAAAAGGCGACAGAACACATGATTGGCTGCGTACTGTGTAGTCCCGGGTGCTTCTCTCTGTTCAGAGGAAAGGCTCTCATGGACGATAACGTCATGAAGAAATACACACTGCGATCTGATGAGGCCCGGCATTACGTACAATACGATCAAG GGGAAGATCGTTGGTTATGTACGCTATTACTACAGCGAGGCTACCGCGTAGAGTACTCGGCTGCGTCGGACGCGTACACGCACTGTCCCGAAGGTTTCAACGAGTTCTACAATCAACGTCGTCGCTGGGTGCCTTCCACTATCGCCAACATTATGGACTTGCTTGCTGACTACAAACACACTATCAAGATCAACGACAACATTTCTAGTCCTTATATCGCTTACCag aTGATGTTGATGGGTGGTACGATCTTGGGTCCCGGCACTATATTCCTTATGTTGGTGGGTGCCTTCGTGGCTGCTTTCCGAATCGACAACTGGACTTCCTTCGAATATAACCTATATCCTATTGCGATCTTTATGTTTGTCTGCTTTACAATGAAATCCGAAATTCAA ctACTGGTGGCTCAAATTCTATCGACGGCGTATGCCATGATCATGATGGCTGTGATCGTCGGTACCGCGCTCCAGTTAGGCGAGGACGGCATAGGATCCCCTTCAGCCATCTTCTTGATATCACTCTCTAGTTCGTTCTTCATAGCCGCTTGCTTACATCCTCAGGAGTTCTGGTGTATCGTCCCCGGCATTATTTACCTCTTGTCTATACCCTCTATGTACTtgcttttgattttatattctattattaatCTTAACGTAGTATCTTGGGGTACTCGTGAAGTACAAGTAAAGAAAACAAAGAAG gAAATCGAGCAAGAAAAGAAGGAAGCTGAAGAAGCTAAGAAGTCCGCGAAACAGAAGTCTTTGTTAGGTTTCCTTCAAGGAGTTAATAGTAATGAAGAGGAGGGCTCCATTGAGTTTTCTTTCGCTGGTCTGTTCAAATGTCTCTTGTGTACGCATCCCAAAGGAAATGAGGAGAAAGTACAACTTTTGCATATTGCGTCTACACTGGAGAAATTGGAAAAGAAATTGGAGGTCGTTGAAAG GGCTGTTGATCCTCATGGAATGAGTAGAGGACGTAAGTTGTCGGTGGGCCCTCGTGGCAGTACTAGTGGTGACCATCAACTGGATGCGCTGGCTGAAGGACCAGAGGAAGACCACGACTCCGACTCTGAGACTGACACTCTTTCTACTGCACCTAGA gAGAAGCGAGATGATCTCATAAACCCATATTGGATCGAGGATCCGGAATTGAAAAAGGGTGAAGTGGACTTTTTGTCACCAGCTGAAACGTCGTTCTGGAAAGAtcttattgataaatatttataccctATCGATGCTAACAAGGAGGAgcag GCTCGCATTGCAAGAGACTTGATCGAGCTTCGCAATAAGTCCGTTTTTGCATTTGTTATGTTCAATGCTTTATTCATattgatagtatttttattacaactcAACAAAGATCAACTCCACGTGGATTGGCCTTTGGGAATTAAGACAAATATTACGTACATCGAGGAAACAGGCGAG GTGTTGATCTCAAAAGAATACTTGCAATTGGAACCTATTGGTCTCGTATTTGTATTCTTCTTCGCCTTGATCTTGGTCATACAGTTCTCCGCTATGTTGTTCCATAGATTTGGAACCATATCGCACATATTAGCGTCTACAGAACTTAACTGGTTCTGCACGAAGAAG TCTGAAGACTTATCTCAAGACGCTCTACTGGATAAGAATGCAATAGCAATAGTGAAAGACTTGCAGAAGTTGAATGGTTTAGATGACGACTACGACAATGACTCGGGCTCGGGCCCGCACAATGTTGGTAGAAGAAAGACCATTCACAACTTGGAGAAGGCCAGACAGAAGAAGCGGAATATTGGTACACTGGACGTGGCTTTCAAGAAGAGATTCTTCAATATGAATGCAAATGACGGACCAG gAACACCAGTTCTTAATCGCAAGATGACGTTGAGGAGGGAAACATTGAAGGCTTTGGAGACGAGAAGAAACTCCGTAATGGCCGAAAGAAGGAAATCTCAGATGCAAACACTTGGAGCCAACAACGAATATGGAGTCACTGGAATG CTCAATAACAACTTAGGCGTCGCTGGACCTCGCCATAGAACTTCAAATGCTAACATATCAGTGAAGGACGTCTTCGGAGAACCAAACGGAGGACAGATCAACCGAGGTTACGAGACCACGCTAGGCGACGAAGACGACACCAACTCCATGAGATTGCAGCCCAGACAAAATACTGTCTCTTTCCAGAGATTTTAA
- the kkv gene encoding hyaluronan synthase-like protein kkv isoform X5, whose amino-acid sequence MATSGGKRREEASDNSDDELTPLANDIYGGSQRTVQETKGWDVFREFPPKQDSGSMESQKCLEFTVRLLKVTAYIVVFIIVLGSGVIAKGTMLFMTSQLKKDRRLAYCNRNLGRDKQFIVSLPDEERVAWMWAILAAFAIPEIGTLIRSVRICFFKSSKRPSSAQFIVIFVAESLHTIGMGLLFFVILPELDVVKGAMITNCLCIIPAILGLLSRNSRDSKRFVKVIVDMAAIVAQVTGFIVWPLLENKPVLWLIPVSALCISLGWWENYVTRQSPIGIIKSLSRLKDELIFTRYYTYRFISVWKIMLFLMCILMMIWMDGDEPAMFFQLFNAGFGPHNIVVEEVQIQLGGTVIPDLANVTLTGDSVEVAAAHKSAVYVMLIQIFAAYICYIFGKFACKILIQGFSYAFPINLVIPLVVNLLIAACGIRNGDTCFFHGTVPDYLYFESPPVFTLSDFISRQMAWVWLLWLLSQTWITIHIWTPKAERLASTEKLFVVPMYNGLLIDQSMALNRKRNDQRDVKTEDLAEIEKEKGDEYYETISVHTDATGSSPKAIKSSDQITRIYACATMWHETKDEMMEFLKSILRLDEDQCARRVAQKYLRVVDPDYYEFETHIFLDDAFEISDHSDDDSQVNRFVKLLVDTIDEAASEVHQTNIRIRPPKKYPAPYGGRLTWVLPGKTKMICHLKDKAKIRHRKRWSQVMYMYYLLGHRLMELPISVDRKEVMAENTYLLTLDGDIDFQPHAVRLLIDLMKKNKNLGAACGRIHPVGSGPMVWYQMFEYAIGHWLQKATEHMIGCVLCSPGCFSLFRGKALMDDNVMKKYTLRSDEARHYVQYDQGEDRWLCTLLLQRGYRVEYSAASDAYTHCPEGFNEFYNQRRRWVPSTIANIMDLLADYKHTIKINDNISSPYIAYQMMLMGGTILGPGTIFLMLVGAFVAAFRIDNWTSFEYNLYPIAIFMFVCFTMKSEIQLLVAQILSTAYAMIMMAVIVGTALQLGEDGIGSPSAIFLISLSSSFFIAACLHPQEFWCIVPGIIYLLSIPSMYLLLILYSIINLNVVSWGTREVQVKKTKKEIEQEKKEAEEAKKSAKQKSLLGFLQGVNSNEEEGSIEFSFAGLFKCLLCTHPKGNEEKVQLLHIASTLEKLEKKLEVVERAVDPHGMSRGRKLSVGPRGSTSGDHQLDALAEGPEEDHDSDSETDTLSTAPREKRDDLINPYWIEDPELKKGEVDFLSPAETSFWKDLIDKYLYPIDANKEEQARISRDLKELRDSSVFSFFMVNALFVLIVFLLQLNKDNIHIKWPFGVKTNITYDEISQEVLISKEYLQLEPIGLVFVFFFALILVIQFSAMLFHRFGTISHILASTELNWFCTKKSEDLSQDALLDKNAIAIVKDLQKLNGLDDDYDNDSGSGPHNVGRRKTIHNLEKARQKKRNIGTLDVAFKKRFFNMNANDGPGTPVLNRKMTLRRETLKALETRRNSVMAERRKSQMQTLGANNEYGVTGMLNNNLGVAGPRHRTSNANISVKDVFGEPNGGQINRGYETTLGDEDDTNSMRLQPRQNTVSFQRF is encoded by the exons CCAGAGGACAGTACAAGAAACGAAAGGATGGGACGTGTTCCGGGAGTTCCCGCCGAAGCAGGACAGTGGGTCTATGGAGAGTCAGAAATGTCTGGAGTTCACAGTGCGGTTGCTGAAAGTGACGGCGTACATCGTAGTGTTCATCATAGTCCTAGGCTCCGGAGTCATAGCGAAGGGTACCATGCTCTTCATGACGTCACAACTGAAGAAAGATAGGCGGCTAGCGTATTGTAATAGGAATTTAG gtaGGGATAAACAATTTATAGTAAGTCTACCGGACGAGGAGCGGGTGGCGTGGATGTGGGCCATACTAGCAGCGTTCGCCATCCCCGAAATAGGAACATTGATACGATCAGTCAGAATCTGCTTCTTCAAATCGTCCAAGAGACCGAGTAGCGCGCAGTTTATTGTG ATATTCGTTGCGGAGTCATTACACACGATAGGAATGGGGTTGCTTTTCTTCGTAATCCTTCCTGAACTGGACGTGGTGAAGGGTGCAATGATAACGAACTGTTTGTGCATTATCCCCGCGATACTCGGCCTACTGTCGCGCAACTCACGCGACTCGAAGCGGTTCGTGAAAGTGATCGTGGACATGGCGGCTATAGTTGCGCAAGTCACCGGCTTCATTGTGTGGCCACTGTTGGAGAACAAACCCGTGTTATGGCTCATCCCTGTATCGGCGTTATGCATATCTTTAGGCTGGTGGGAGAACTATGTAACCCGGCAAAGTCCAATCG GCATAATCAAGAGTCTATCGCGATTGAAGGACGAGTTGATATTCACCCGCTACTACACTTACCGGTTCATATCGGTGTGGAAAATAATGTTGTTCCTGATGTGCATACTCATGATGATCTGGATGGACGGCGACGAGCCTGCTATGTTCTTCCAACTCTTCAATGCCGGGTTTGGACCACATAACATCGTTGTTGAAGAG GTGCAAATTCAACTGGGTGGAACAGTGATTCCGGACTTAGCAAATGTGACACTTACCGGCGACTCGGTGGAAGTAGCGGCGGCACACAAATCCGCAGTCTACGTCATGCTCATACAAATATTCGCCGCGTACATTTGCTACATCTTCGGAAAGTTCGCCTGCAAGATTCTCATCCAAGGCTTCAGTTATGCTTTCCCTATAAACCTTGTCATCCCACTGGTGGTGAACCTCTTGATTGCTGCGTGCGGTATCAGGAATGGCGACACTTGTTTCTTCCACGGGACTGTACCGGACTATCTATACTTTGAAAGTCCACCAG tgtttACGCTAAGCGATTTCATATCTCGACAAATGGCCTGGGTCTGGTTACTCTGGTTGCTGTCACAAACTTGGATCACGATACACATATGGACTCCAAAAGCGGAACGTTTGGCTTCCACCGAGAAATTGTTCGTAGTGCCCATGTACAATGGACTGCTTATAGATCAAAGCATGGCGCTTAATAGAAAGCGAAATGATCAGAGAGATGTTAAGACTGAG GACCTCGCAGAAATAGAAAAAGAGAAAGGCGACGAGTACTACGAAACGATATCGGTGCATACAGACGCGACGGGATCGTCTCCCAAGGCCATCAAGTCATCGGACCAAATCACTCGTATCTACGCATGCGCTACTATGTGGCACGAAACTAAGGACGAAATGATGGAGTTCTTGAAGTCTATCCTCCGACTGGACGAGGATCAGTGCGCGCGGAGAGTCGCGCAGAAGTACTTGCGAGTGGTTGACCCTGATTACTATGAATTCGAAA CACACATTTTCTTGGACGACGCCTTCGAAATTTCTGACCACAGTGATGATGATTCTCAAGTGAATCGTTTCGTCAAATTACTCGTGGATACCATCGACGAAGCGGCTTCCGAAGTACATCAAACGAACATTCGCATTCGACCGCCGAAGAAATACCCCGCACCTTATGGAGGACGTCTCACATGGGTCTTGCCCGGAAAGACTAAAATGATCTGCCACTTGAAAGACAAGGCTAAGATTCGTCACAGGAAACGTTGGTCTCAG GTGATGTACATGTACTACCTCCTCGGTCACCGTCTAATGGAACTGCCGATATCTGTGGACCGTAAAGAAGTGATGGCCGAGAACACGTATCTGTTGACCCTCGACGGAGACATTGATTTCCAACCTCATGCGGTGCGTCTGCTTATTGATTTGATGAAGAAGAACAAGAATCTGGGAGCTGCTTGTGGACGTATTCATCCAGTCGGATCAG GTCCTATGGTGTGGTATCAGATGTTCGAGTACGCGATTGGTCATTGGCTGCAAAAGGCGACAGAACACATGATTGGCTGCGTACTGTGTAGTCCCGGGTGCTTCTCTCTGTTCAGAGGAAAGGCTCTCATGGACGATAACGTCATGAAGAAATACACACTGCGATCTGATGAGGCCCGGCATTACGTACAATACGATCAAG GGGAAGATCGTTGGTTATGTACGCTATTACTACAGCGAGGCTACCGCGTAGAGTACTCGGCTGCGTCGGACGCGTACACGCACTGTCCCGAAGGTTTCAACGAGTTCTACAATCAACGTCGTCGCTGGGTGCCTTCCACTATCGCCAACATTATGGACTTGCTTGCTGACTACAAACACACTATCAAGATCAACGACAACATTTCTAGTCCTTATATCGCTTACCag aTGATGTTGATGGGTGGTACGATCTTGGGTCCCGGCACTATATTCCTTATGTTGGTGGGTGCCTTCGTGGCTGCTTTCCGAATCGACAACTGGACTTCCTTCGAATATAACCTATATCCTATTGCGATCTTTATGTTTGTCTGCTTTACAATGAAATCCGAAATTCAA ctACTGGTGGCTCAAATTCTATCGACGGCGTATGCCATGATCATGATGGCTGTGATCGTCGGTACCGCGCTCCAGTTAGGCGAGGACGGCATAGGATCCCCTTCAGCCATCTTCTTGATATCACTCTCTAGTTCGTTCTTCATAGCCGCTTGCTTACATCCTCAGGAGTTCTGGTGTATCGTCCCCGGCATTATTTACCTCTTGTCTATACCCTCTATGTACTtgcttttgattttatattctattattaatCTTAACGTAGTATCTTGGGGTACTCGTGAAGTACAAGTAAAGAAAACAAAGAAG gAAATCGAGCAAGAAAAGAAGGAAGCTGAAGAAGCTAAGAAGTCCGCGAAACAGAAGTCTTTGTTAGGTTTCCTTCAAGGAGTTAATAGTAATGAAGAGGAGGGCTCCATTGAGTTTTCTTTCGCTGGTCTGTTCAAATGTCTCTTGTGTACGCATCCCAAAGGAAATGAGGAGAAAGTACAACTTTTGCATATTGCGTCTACACTGGAGAAATTGGAAAAGAAATTGGAGGTCGTTGAAAG GGCTGTTGATCCTCATGGAATGAGTAGAGGACGTAAGTTGTCGGTGGGCCCTCGTGGCAGTACTAGTGGTGACCATCAACTGGATGCGCTGGCTGAAGGACCAGAGGAAGACCACGACTCCGACTCTGAGACTGACACTCTTTCTACTGCACCTAGA gAGAAGCGAGATGATCTCATAAACCCATATTGGATCGAGGATCCGGAATTGAAAAAGGGTGAAGTGGACTTTTTGTCACCAGCTGAAACGTCGTTCTGGAAAGAtcttattgataaatatttataccctATCGATGCTAACAAGGAGGAgcag GCTCGTATATCCAGGGATCTGAAAGAATTGAGAGATTCATCTGTCTTTTCCTTCTTTATGGTCAATGCCCTCTTTGTACTGATTGTATTCTTGCTACAACTGAACAAGGACAACATTCATATTAAATGGCCCTTCGGAGTAAAAACTAATATAACATATGATGAGATTTCTCAAGAG GTGTTGATCTCAAAAGAATACTTGCAATTGGAACCTATTGGTCTCGTATTTGTATTCTTCTTCGCCTTGATCTTGGTCATACAGTTCTCCGCTATGTTGTTCCATAGATTTGGAACCATATCGCACATATTAGCGTCTACAGAACTTAACTGGTTCTGCACGAAGAAG TCTGAAGACTTATCTCAAGACGCTCTACTGGATAAGAATGCAATAGCAATAGTGAAAGACTTGCAGAAGTTGAATGGTTTAGATGACGACTACGACAATGACTCGGGCTCGGGCCCGCACAATGTTGGTAGAAGAAAGACCATTCACAACTTGGAGAAGGCCAGACAGAAGAAGCGGAATATTGGTACACTGGACGTGGCTTTCAAGAAGAGATTCTTCAATATGAATGCAAATGACGGACCAG gAACACCAGTTCTTAATCGCAAGATGACGTTGAGGAGGGAAACATTGAAGGCTTTGGAGACGAGAAGAAACTCCGTAATGGCCGAAAGAAGGAAATCTCAGATGCAAACACTTGGAGCCAACAACGAATATGGAGTCACTGGAATG CTCAATAACAACTTAGGCGTCGCTGGACCTCGCCATAGAACTTCAAATGCTAACATATCAGTGAAGGACGTCTTCGGAGAACCAAACGGAGGACAGATCAACCGAGGTTACGAGACCACGCTAGGCGACGAAGACGACACCAACTCCATGAGATTGCAGCCCAGACAAAATACTGTCTCTTTCCAGAGATTTTAA